The DNA window CATACAGGCTGGCGCCAAGCTGGGCGGCGAGCGCCTGGCGACGCTTGAGCGCCTCGCTCATCTGGGCCTTGAGCTTCATCGTCGAGGTTGCGCGGTTCGTGGCGGCAACGCCACGGTTGACCGATGACTGAAGACTGTCGAGAAAACCCATGAGTTCCTCCTAAGCGAGCTTGATGCAATAAAACACATGGTAGCGCAAGCAACGGACACAGGCTCCGCCCCAATCGGCGCGCCAGCCGCGCCCTAGCCCCAAAACAGCGCGCACAGGCCCTTGCCCGAGGCAACCCACGCCGGATAGCGGTGCTCAAACCAGACGGTGAGCGCGCCCATGAGCGCCGTGGCCACATTGTTGGCAACGGGAAGCACCCATCCTGCGAACGCGTTGCCAAGCAGCGCCGTCCACAACGCGATGAGCAGGTACAGCACGCCCCATGCCGAGGCCAGGATGCGGTTCGTCCGCATGAAGATGGGATTCGCGAGGGCGTCTTCGCCACCGTAACCGTACTTGACGTAGGCCGCGCACAATGGCTCGCGCGTGGGCACAGATCCCAACCACAGCAGGCCAAAGGCCGCATAGCTCGCAACATAGAGCAGGCCGGTGGCGCCCGACACGACCATGGCCACCGAGAGCGCCCCCACCACGCCCAGCGAGATTCGGTCATAGAGACACAGCTCGTGGCGCGCCATCGCAAGCGGCAGCAGCGCGCACACGGCAAGAGACACGACAGGGCCCACGGCTGCGTCCACGCCCACGGCCACCCACAGCACGATCCAGGCAACGAGCATCGTCACCATCGAGGGCGGCCTGAGGCCAGCGCCGGACCCAGGTGCGGGCGCAGCTTCGCCCACTGGCGCATCGGCCGCATCCGCGCCTCCCGTCCCTGCCGCGCCGAACACGCTATCCCAGCTCATCATGAGGCCGAAGTCTCCCTCAACCGCATAGAGCCGCCTGCCAAGGGCCTCGTCGCCGCGTATCTCGCCGCGCGCGATGGCGCGCCACACGTCCCAGGGCGTGTCAACGATGGTCGTGGGCTCAACGAACCCCTCGGTGAGCACACGGCTCCCCTCGCGGCCGAGCACGACCTGACAGCGGACACCCCGGTCGCGATAGCGCATCTCGAGCACGCGATCATGCCCATCCCAGGTCGAGGGATCATAGAGGGCTGCCATCTGCCGCGTGAGGGAGACGGCCTCGTCCTCGCGTTCGCCGTTCTCGTCCACGCCCCAGCTCGCGTCCGCCATGCGCTCGAACGTCTCGCGCGCGAAGAGTGGCTCGCGAAGCTTCTCCCTCGTGTCGGCGGAGATGC is part of the Parolsenella massiliensis genome and encodes:
- a CDS encoding flavodoxin family protein, with the protein product MRTLLINASPRGSRSNSLKLAEAFVRGLGEVELERVDLCDLRIEPCRGCFACWKATPGTCCIRDDMARVIELERAADLVVLSFPLYYFNVPGPLKTMIDRQLPTSLPFMADDSAAAGSGAHPLRYPEMARTRYVAISTCGFYTAENNYDAVARALDHWPGAGVWDAIFCGQGELFSVPELSSRADAYLALVERAGAEYAAGGISADTREKLREPLFARETFERMADASWGVDENGEREDEAVSLTRQMAALYDPSTWDGHDRVLEMRYRDRGVRCQVVLGREGSRVLTEGFVEPTTIVDTPWDVWRAIARGEIRGDEALGRRLYAVEGDFGLMMSWDSVFGAAGTGGADAADAPVGEAAPAPGSGAGLRPPSMVTMLVAWIVLWVAVGVDAAVGPVVSLAVCALLPLAMARHELCLYDRISLGVVGALSVAMVVSGATGLLYVASYAAFGLLWLGSVPTREPLCAAYVKYGYGGEDALANPIFMRTNRILASAWGVLYLLIALWTALLGNAFAGWVLPVANNVATALMGALTVWFEHRYPAWVASGKGLCALFWG